One region of Micromonospora ureilytica genomic DNA includes:
- a CDS encoding phosphatidylserine decarboxylase: MTQSSAVRTTGRSGPVRIGERAARTLVAELARINDAKAALLVGVNPDSAVLAAAIEALLPGDRLTVVPAEPFGAAALREHVTAQGRWVADRVNVVDSLAEAEAAGVVVAGEVFTGTAEATRSAVEGLAKYLTDGAMLSVATVATPGRTEGAAAELARQDALYGVGADLVLRNSPPVRVYRLRFSPADPATADRLAPAYRPSSVPVTRGMHIDSNGVAAAGIALGLAALARVARPSSKLWLLPALAAGPVAAFFRDPERDVPEDPSAVVASADGKVLSVQRLYDERFGDGEWLRVAVFLSVLDVHVNRSPVAGKVVDYFVADGGFVNAMKPDAEHNVAAYTVLDTARGPVVVAQRTGLIARRIVQRAPIGALLAKGERFGLIRFGSRTDVYLPADAADPLVGPGDKVVGGSTVIARWR; the protein is encoded by the coding sequence ATGACCCAGTCCTCCGCCGTGCGTACCACCGGCCGGTCCGGTCCGGTCCGCATCGGCGAGCGAGCCGCCCGTACCCTCGTCGCCGAGTTGGCCCGCATCAACGACGCCAAGGCAGCCCTGCTGGTCGGGGTGAACCCGGACTCAGCGGTGCTGGCCGCGGCGATCGAGGCGCTACTCCCCGGTGACCGGCTCACCGTCGTCCCCGCCGAGCCGTTCGGCGCTGCGGCGCTCCGCGAGCACGTCACCGCACAGGGCCGCTGGGTCGCCGACCGGGTGAACGTCGTCGACTCCCTGGCCGAAGCCGAGGCCGCCGGGGTCGTCGTCGCCGGTGAGGTGTTCACCGGCACCGCCGAGGCGACCCGCAGCGCCGTCGAGGGTTTGGCCAAGTACCTGACCGATGGAGCGATGCTGAGCGTCGCGACCGTCGCCACGCCCGGCCGGACCGAGGGCGCCGCCGCCGAACTGGCCCGACAGGACGCCCTCTACGGCGTTGGCGCCGACCTGGTACTGCGCAACTCGCCACCGGTGCGGGTCTACCGACTGCGGTTCAGCCCGGCCGACCCGGCCACCGCCGACAGGCTGGCCCCCGCGTACCGGCCGTCGAGTGTGCCGGTGACCCGGGGCATGCACATCGACTCCAACGGCGTGGCGGCGGCGGGCATCGCGCTGGGCCTCGCGGCGCTGGCCCGGGTGGCGCGACCGTCGTCCAAGCTGTGGCTGCTGCCGGCGCTGGCCGCCGGGCCGGTCGCCGCGTTCTTCCGGGATCCGGAACGGGACGTGCCGGAGGACCCGAGCGCCGTCGTCGCCAGCGCGGACGGGAAGGTCCTGTCGGTGCAGCGGCTGTACGACGAGCGCTTCGGCGACGGCGAGTGGCTCCGGGTCGCGGTGTTCCTCTCGGTGCTGGACGTGCACGTCAACCGCTCCCCGGTCGCCGGCAAGGTGGTGGACTACTTCGTCGCCGACGGAGGCTTCGTCAACGCGATGAAGCCGGACGCCGAGCACAACGTCGCCGCGTACACCGTGCTGGACACCGCCCGCGGCCCGGTGGTGGTCGCGCAGCGGACCGGGCTGATCGCCCGCCGGATCGTGCAGCGCGCGCCGATCGGCGCGCTGCTGGCCAAGGGCGAGCGCTTCGGGCTGATCCGGTTCGGCTCCCGGACCGACGTCTACCTGCCCGCCGACGCCGCGGACCCGCTGGTCGGGCCGGGCGACAAGGTGGTCGGTGGGTCCACGGTCATCGCCCGCTGGCGCTGA